The region CCCGTCCGGGTGTCAGTGGTCTCAGTCATCTCGTGGCTTGTCTCGCGCTCGGTCTCCGCCCCGTTCTCGCTCTCGTCGCTCTCGTTGCTCTCGTCGCTCTCGTTGCTCTCGTCGCTCATCGTCGCCACCTCGCGAGCAGTGTCGCTCCGAGCAGCGCGACGATGGCTACGACTGGCCCGAAGCCGGGCGTCTCGGTCACCGTCCCGCCCTCAGTCCGGCGGTCGGGTTCAGTGCGTTGCTCGCCATCGTCCGCAGCAAAGTCACCGGCCTCGAACTCCACGTCCTGCGTGGTCCGGTTGGCGTCGATGGTCTCGGTCGGGTCGAGGTTCACTACACCGGGTGCGGTGTCGGTGATGACGCCGTCTCGAATCAGCACCGCGTCGATGTAGTAGTTGTACTCGCTGGGCACCGACACCTCTGCAGTCACCATCTCGCTACGGCCCTCCCGCAGCTCGGCCGCGTCGACAGTCGTCCTGGCGGCGACGACGTTCGATTCGGCCTGCCGGACGATGAACGTCACCGAGAGGTCAGCGTCGTCACTCGGTCCATCGGCAGTGAGCCAGCCGCCGAGTCGCAACGTCGTCCGGTCTTCTGTCGCCTCGACGATCGAGACTGAGACGGGGTCGAGCACTGCGTCTTCGGTGAAGGAGACGTTCGATTCGGCGTAGGCGGGTGTGAGCGCCGAGACGCCGCGAACCTCTCGGCTGAAGCTGTCGACCCGCGTATTGTTGCGGTAGACGGTCGCCCCGAGCCGGTAGCCGCCTTCGCGGGGAACCGAGAGCGTCCCGAGGACTTCCCGCTCACCGCCGTTGTGCAGGCTGCCGACCTGGGTCGTCGTCTCGTCGACGAGTAAGCCTGAGCCGGTATCGACCGCCCGGAACCGGATTGAGACGTTCTCGGTGGGGTTGCCGCGATGGCGGAGGGTCGTGTGAAGGGTTAGCTCAGCGTGCTGGCCGGTTATGTCGCCGGTCGAGACGGCCGCGTCGACCACGTTGACGTGACCGGGTCGTATCGGCCCGTCGTCGCTCGGGTCAGCGAGCACGCCGGGCGCCACCGCGGCGCCGAGGAGGGCGATGCCGACGAGCAGCACTGCGCCGCCGGCGAGTGTTCGTTCACGGTCCATGACGTATTCGTGAACAGTTCGTTACAAGTGCTTTGTGTTGAAGCGACGACGGAGTGGGGGACGGTGGGCTACAGTTCGGCGTCGAGGAAGCCGAGTTCGTGGTTGACGGTACGGTCGAGCGGCCGGCCGGAGAACGCGTCGTAGTGGCCCGCCGGAATCCGCACGAGCGAGGCGTCCGAGACGGATTCACTCAGCCCCGTCACTTGCTTGGGGGGTGCGAGCTCGTCGCGCTCACCCGCGACGAACAGGACGGGACAGTGCACCTCTTCCAGTCGCTCACTCCCGTCGTAGCGCTGAAGCTTCACCAGCGAGCGGGCTGGTGTCGTCCCCGGGTCGCGCCCGACTGCATCGCGGACGTCGCGAGCAATCCCCGGCCCAGTAATTGCTGCCACCTTAGCAGCGTCACCGAACAGCGGGACACGTTTGCCGCGCTCGTCTGGCGCAACCCCACGGAGCCGCCCGACCGCCGAGACGGGGTAGTCAACGAGGCCGGTCGCCAGCCCGCGGAGTCGCGGGCGGACCCAACTCGGAAGGAGTGCTGCGCCCCGAACCACGGGGAAGCGTGCGACGACGGCGTCAACTGCGAACGAGTCGGCTGCCGCAGCGAGCGCCGCCCCCGCCGAGAGGTCCATCCCCCAGAGCGCGAGCCGATTACCGTCGACTTCCGGGGCGTCCCGTGCGGTGTCGATGGCCGCGTCGAGGTCCGCCCGCTGCCGGGCGGGGTGGATGAGTCGCCCCTCGCCGCTCCGGCCGAACCCGCGATGATCGAACGCCAATACGGCGTATCCTCGTTCGGCGAACCGTTCGGCAGTCAGTTCGAGTGTCGGCCGCCACGCGAGGCCTGCACCGGGTGCGAGCACGACCACTGGCGCGTCGCTGGGGCGGTCCGGCGTATAGAGTCGGCCGTGGCAGTCATCGCCGAAGCGGAGGCCGCGAGTCGAGAACCCGTCGCGGCTGGGCTTCGCTCGTCGGGCGTGACCGTCGCT is a window of halophilic archaeon DL31 DNA encoding:
- a CDS encoding hypothetical protein (KEGG: hvo:HVO_2533 hypothetical protein) produces the protein MDRERTLAGGAVLLVGIALLGAAVAPGVLADPSDDGPIRPGHVNVVDAAVSTGDITGQHAELTLHTTLRHRGNPTENVSIRFRAVDTGSGLLVDETTTQVGSLHNGGEREVLGTLSVPREGGYRLGATVYRNNTRVDSFSREVRGVSALTPAYAESNVSFTEDAVLDPVSVSIVEATEDRTTLRLGGWLTADGPSDDADLSVTFIVRQAESNVVAARTTVDAAELREGRSEMVTAEVSVPSEYNYYIDAVLIRDGVITDTAPGVVNLDPTETIDANRTTQDVEFEAGDFAADDGEQRTEPDRRTEGGTVTETPGFGPVVAIVALLGATLLARWRR
- a CDS encoding alpha/beta hydrolase fold containing protein (PFAM: Alpha/beta hydrolase fold-1~KEGG: hbo:Hbor_10570 lysophospholipase), encoding MSDGHARRAKPSRDGFSTRGLRFGDDCHGRLYTPDRPSDAPVVVLAPGAGLAWRPTLELTAERFAERGYAVLAFDHRGFGRSGEGRLIHPARQRADLDAAIDTARDAPEVDGNRLALWGMDLSAGAALAAAADSFAVDAVVARFPVVRGAALLPSWVRPRLRGLATGLVDYPVSAVGRLRGVAPDERGKRVPLFGDAAKVAAITGPGIARDVRDAVGRDPGTTPARSLVKLQRYDGSERLEEVHCPVLFVAGERDELAPPKQVTGLSESVSDASLVRIPAGHYDAFSGRPLDRTVNHELGFLDAEL